The Gammaproteobacteria bacterium DNA window GCTTATTTAGACTAGTACCCTCTGGGATAAAGTAAGGTTCTCTAACATTGGTTTTGAGTTCATCTAGAGAAATTTCATTTTCTACAATACGTGAGAAGATTTTACGTAAATGTAAAAAGCCAATAATCTTGTCAAGATTTTCGTGATAAATCGGCATGCGAGTAAATGGTGCATTAGAAATTTGTGATCGGATATCTTCCCAGTCACTGTCAATATCAACACCGATAACCTCATTACGCGGAATCATAATATCTTCAACGGTGATTGATTCTAAATCTAAAATACCAATCAACATGTTTTGGTGGGTGCGAGGAATTAATCCTCCGGCTTCTTGTACTACTGTGCGAAGTTCATCTCGGCTAAGTGAGCTAAGTCCGGTTTCTGTTAAGTTCACACCACAAAGTTTAAGTAACGTATTTGCAATTGCATTAATTAATAAAACGATCGGGTAGGTAATATATTGCAGGGGTGTATAAATATATGAGGCCGGGAATGCAAATTTCTCTGGATGCATTGCTGCCAATGTTTTTGGTGTTACTTCTGCAAAAATTAGTACCGAGATAATAAATAGTATGGTGGCAGAAAAAACACCGACATCACCATATAAACGATAACCAATATATGCAGCTAATGGGGACGCTAAAAGATTAACAACATTATTGCCGAGAAGGATGAGCCCAATCAGGCGGTCGGGTTTTTCAAGAAGGTTTTGTGCGAGCCGCGCGCCACGATGGCCTTTGTTTGCGAGATGGCGCAGGCGGTAACGGTTTAAAGCCATTAAGGCAGTTTCTGAGCCAGAAAAAAACGCAGAAAGAAATAGCAGTACTCCGAGAACTATCAGTAGAGTACTTATCGAATAATCGTCCAAGAGCTTTTGAGCTCCCCCAGGTAGTCAAACACAGTTCCGTTTTACGGAAACTAGTTGAGGGTTGTCAAGAGTGAAGGGTTAGATTGCCTATTTAAAGGACTAATTCTAAGACGAACTTACTTCCAAAATAGGCAAGTATTAAAAACGTGAATCCTGATAAGGACCAGCGAATAGCAGTGGTACCCCGCCATCCAAATTGCATTCTGCCCCAAAGGAGAATAACGAAGACAAGCCAGGCAAGGGACGATAATGCAGTCTTATGTGCCAGATGTTGAGCAAAAATATCTTCTAGGTAAATAAAGCCAGTGATTAGTGCGACTGTGAGAACGGCAACGCCCAAGCTTATCGATTGAAATAATAAGGTTTCACTTTCATGTAACGAGGGAAGTGCTCGTAAAATACCGGTGTTGCTGTGGCCTCGCAACACTCTATCCTGGAAAAATAATAATATGGCTTGCACAGCTGCTAAGCCTAAAATACTGAATG harbors:
- a CDS encoding HlyC/CorC family transporter, with the translated sequence MDDYSISTLLIVLGVLLFLSAFFSGSETALMALNRYRLRHLANKGHRGARLAQNLLEKPDRLIGLILLGNNVVNLLASPLAAYIGYRLYGDVGVFSATILFIISVLIFAEVTPKTLAAMHPEKFAFPASYIYTPLQYITYPIVLLINAIANTLLKLCGVNLTETGLSSLSRDELRTVVQEAGGLIPRTHQNMLIGILDLESITVEDIMIPRNEVIGVDIDSDWEDIRSQISNAPFTRMPIYHENLDKIIGFLHLRKIFSRIVENEISLDELKTNVREPYFIPEGTSLNKQLLNFQREKRRIGLVVDEYGDIQGLVTLEDLLEEIVGEFTNDPATLTTDIHPQEDGSYVIDGSTHVRDINKALKWELQEEGPRTINGLVLEHLETIPETGTSVLIDGHPIEIIRILNNSIRTVRIQPKVTQEVE
- the ccsA gene encoding cytochrome c biogenesis protein CcsA encodes the protein MQTQASGHESTRFKFIAPWTLTMAAMTLMVWSRLFTENGINFYFYNSLFIAAFVICAILYFTSLFKHVEHLGLIVLPVTFLCIVLNILFFKPGSQVSLSPGIQAHIITSIIAFSILGLAAVQAILLFFQDRVLRGHSNTGILRALPSLHESETLLFQSISLGVAVLTVALITGFIYLEDIFAQHLAHKTALSSLAWLVFVILLWGRMQFGWRGTTAIRWSLSGFTFLILAYFGSKFVLELVL